From one Actinomycetes bacterium genomic stretch:
- a CDS encoding ABC transporter permease — translation MEILEYALRGIPTGCVFALLAVGLVLTYKTSGVFNLAYGAQAFASAACFFVVRGEHEWPLWAAALLSIVIVGPAIGLLLERTLFRYLRGSGAMAKLVTSLGLLIAIPEIVRLLIGQDAKQNPPPLWWVRRTDEWLWPEGARFVLDAGQVATIASTIVVVIGLVLLFSRTDLGLRMRAVVESARMAELHGVNSERVSMASWALSSLLAGLAGVLVAPLFASLNPIDLFTLLVAALAATVVGGLTSIPLTFAGGIGLGVLQAVLAGTLPTDSVLASGLRPALPFVVLFALLVFRPGLRNRESTDPLASVDPPPPAPVSQTRPEWMTIGTRGLGVAIIAVGLWVSLFVLDAFWLGLVISGVVLSVIMLSITVTTGLGGMLSLSPAAFAAIGAFACAQIVAATGMSVVVGMLLGALVAAVVGAVLAVPIVRLDAVYLALATLAFALMFEAVLVPLGWVSGGAVPLTVPRPLIGPVDMADDRWFLVFAAVCLAIVGIGVIRLREGTTGRYLQALHMSPTAAASIGISATRSRVVAFSVAAGVAGFGGGLMATYLEQANFQASFGYLFGLVWVALVVSAGSRSVQAAVMAGLFFFLVPALLEKLFSWPGNLADSNPDLPEPLATALGWVSPSWAVPVAFILFGFGAITYARHPEGSIEAQTAKAVNAIVRRVGKDRGDGPALEREATT, via the coding sequence GTGGAGATCCTCGAGTACGCACTCAGGGGCATCCCGACCGGCTGCGTGTTCGCCCTCCTCGCGGTTGGGCTCGTTCTCACCTACAAGACCTCTGGAGTATTCAATCTGGCCTACGGCGCGCAGGCATTTGCCAGCGCAGCCTGCTTCTTCGTGGTACGAGGAGAGCACGAGTGGCCCTTGTGGGCTGCTGCACTGCTGTCGATAGTGATCGTGGGGCCCGCGATCGGGCTGCTGCTGGAACGGACCCTGTTCCGCTACCTGCGCGGCTCCGGGGCCATGGCGAAGCTGGTCACCTCGCTGGGCCTTCTCATCGCAATACCCGAGATCGTGCGACTCCTCATCGGCCAGGACGCCAAGCAGAACCCGCCACCGTTGTGGTGGGTGCGGCGTACCGACGAGTGGCTCTGGCCCGAGGGCGCGAGGTTCGTGCTCGATGCCGGGCAGGTGGCCACGATCGCGTCGACGATCGTCGTGGTGATCGGGCTCGTCTTGTTGTTCTCCCGTACCGACCTCGGTTTGCGGATGCGGGCCGTGGTGGAGAGCGCCCGCATGGCTGAACTGCACGGCGTCAACTCAGAGCGGGTGTCGATGGCCTCCTGGGCGCTTTCGTCGCTGCTCGCGGGGCTCGCCGGAGTGCTCGTGGCGCCCTTGTTCGCCTCGCTCAATCCGATCGACCTGTTCACGCTGCTGGTCGCCGCACTGGCGGCCACGGTCGTTGGTGGACTGACGAGCATCCCGCTCACGTTTGCCGGCGGCATCGGCCTCGGCGTGCTCCAGGCGGTGCTGGCCGGCACCCTGCCCACCGACAGTGTGCTCGCCTCGGGCCTCCGCCCGGCCCTCCCCTTCGTCGTGCTGTTCGCACTGCTGGTGTTCCGCCCGGGCCTCCGCAACCGTGAGTCAACGGATCCACTCGCCTCGGTCGACCCACCCCCACCGGCACCGGTTTCGCAGACCCGTCCCGAGTGGATGACCATCGGCACCCGCGGTCTCGGTGTGGCGATCATCGCCGTGGGGCTCTGGGTGTCGTTGTTCGTGCTCGACGCGTTCTGGCTCGGGCTCGTGATCAGCGGGGTCGTGCTCAGCGTGATCATGCTGTCGATCACCGTGACCACCGGGCTCGGCGGGATGTTGTCCCTGTCTCCGGCGGCGTTTGCCGCAATCGGGGCGTTCGCCTGCGCGCAGATCGTCGCCGCCACCGGCATGTCCGTCGTGGTCGGGATGCTCCTGGGGGCGCTGGTTGCAGCAGTGGTGGGCGCCGTGCTCGCGGTGCCGATCGTGCGCCTCGACGCGGTCTACCTGGCTCTCGCAACCCTGGCATTCGCCCTCATGTTCGAGGCGGTGCTGGTGCCGCTCGGGTGGGTGAGCGGCGGCGCGGTGCCGCTCACCGTGCCGCGACCCCTGATCGGCCCCGTCGACATGGCCGACGATCGCTGGTTCCTGGTATTCGCCGCGGTGTGCCTGGCCATCGTGGGCATCGGTGTGATCCGCTTGCGGGAGGGCACGACCGGTCGGTACCTGCAGGCCCTTCACATGAGCCCGACCGCAGCCGCTTCGATCGGCATCTCTGCCACCCGCTCGAGGGTCGTCGCGTTCTCGGTGGCTGCAGGGGTTGCCGGATTCGGCGGTGGCCTCATGGCCACCTACTTGGAACAGGCCAACTTCCAGGCCAGCTTCGGCTACCTGTTCGGCCTCGTCTGGGTGGCCCTGGTCGTGTCGGCCGGTTCGCGCAGCGTGCAGGCGGCAGTGATGGCCGGGCTGTTCTTCTTCCTCGTGCCGGCCCTGCTCGAGAAGCTCTTCTCGTGGCCCGGCAATCTGGCCGACTCCAACCCGGACCTGCCCGAGCCGCTCGCCACGGCGCTCGGCTGGGTGTCGCCAAGCTGGGCGGTCCCGGTTGCGTTCATCCTGTTCGGCTTCGGCGCCATCACCTATGCGCGCCATCCAGAGGGAAGTATCGAGGCACAGACCGCCAAGGCGGTCAACGCGATCGTCAGGAGAGTGGGCAAGGACCGCGGCGACGGGCCGGCCCTTGAGCGGGAGGCGACCACATGA